From a single Rosa rugosa chromosome 7, drRosRugo1.1, whole genome shotgun sequence genomic region:
- the LOC133722015 gene encoding probable protein phosphatase 2C 65 encodes MGGCCTKDALYYGNNIEDDRYCKDSTEYEGDDDNNIKYGDNGARIRMQGSSRYISMYTQQGKKGINQDAMTVWEDFAEKDMYFCGVFDGHGPDGHKIARYVRDNLPSKLSQVVKIYQLNTGIFDNANAASSFFNQENNTNPISKGSQDLSLSSWEASFVKSFKDMDEELSLDSTIDSFCSGSTAVNVVKQGDHLVIANLGDSRAVLGTRGEDNQIVPVQLTVDLKPDTPSEADRIKKCNGRIFALDEEPEVYRLWMPDEDCPGLAMARAFGDFCLKDYGLISIPEVCYKNITSDDEFVVLATDGVWDALSNANVVKIVASAKKRSTAAKLLVKRAVRAWKRKYPESKMDDCSVICLFLKDQPSLSHSMSHGSRGRVNDPALVSYYSTKSNVPTDEGGTEMSVVNSKISKDSKDGLSDLDGSTRVNSILNVPRYSNDLTWRKTSKDFEEVEAH; translated from the exons ATGGGAGGTTGCTGCACCAAAGATGCCTTGTATTATGGGAATAACATAGAGGATGATCGTTATTGTAAGGATAGTACTGAATATGAGGGTGATGATGATAACAATATAAAGTATGGGGACAATGGAGCCCGGATAAGAATGCAAGGCTCTTCTAGGTACATTTCAATGTACACCCAGCAAGGAAAAAAGGGGATCAATCAAGATGCTATGACAGTTTGGGAG GATTTTGCTGAGAAGGACATGTACTTCTGTGGTGTGTTTGATGGCCATGGCCCTGATGGTCATAAGATAGCGCGATATGTACGTGACAATTTACCTTCAAAGCTCTCCCAAGTTGTCAAAATTTACCAGCTTAACACTGGCATTTTCGACAATGCTAATGCTGCTTCAagtttcttcaatcaagaaaaTAACACAAACCCCATAAGTAAAGGCAGTCAAGATTTGTCTCTTTCTTCATGGGAGGCCAGTTTTGTTAAATCATTCAAGGATATGGACGAAGAGCTTAGCCTCGATTCAACCATCGATAGCTTCTGCAGTGGTTCAACAGCTGTAAATGTAGTTAAACAG GGTGATCACTTGGTAATTGCGAACTTGGGGGATTCTCGTGCAGTTCTTGGCACTAGGGGAGAGGATAATCAAATCGTTCCTGTCCAACTCACAGTTGATTTAAAACCGGATACTCCAA GTGAAGCAGATAGAATTAAAAAGTGCAACGGCAGAATTTTTGCATTGGATGAAGAACCGGAAGTGTACAGATTATGGATGCCGGATGAAGACTGCCCTGGTCTAGCAATGGCACGGGCCTTTGGAGATTTCTGCCTCAAAGATTATGGCCTTATCTCCATTCCTGAAGTTTGCTACAAAAACATCACAAGCGATGATGAATTTGTGGTCTTGGCAACTGATGGG GTTTGGGATGCTTTGTCAAACGCTAATGTGGTAAAGATAGTTGCTTCTGCAAAGAAGCGATCTACAGCAGCGAAGTTGTTAGTCAAGCGAGCTGTTAGAGCATGGAAAAGAAAATATCCAGAATCTAAAATGGATGACTGCTCAGTTATATGCTTGTTCCTGAAAGACCAACCTTCTTTATCTCACTCAATGTCTCACGGGAGCCGGGGAAGAGTAAATGATCCGGCGCTTGTTTCTTATTACAGCACTAAATCGAATGTTCCAACCGATGAAGGAGGCACCGAAATGTCTGTTGTAAAtagcaaaatctcaaaagacTCAAAAGATGGGTTGAGTGATCTCGATGGTTCTACAAGAGTAAATTCCATTTTGAATGTTCCTCGATATAGTAACGATTTGACTTGGCGGAAAACATCGAAGGATTTTGAAGAGGTTGAAGCTCATTAA
- the LOC133722763 gene encoding F-box protein At2g26160-like codes for MADWSGLHQDLVICIAKQIVFLKDFHAFGAVCKPWRSAATKDNFTGPSPLLMVSGWDESSTEANIRKLVHLKGRPEIYMNYKKQRCCYYSSLGWLMSISEDFKVSLLNPFDHHARIKLPDINMLKASVGEVKLPRFLHYDRMISKFVLSSCPFSSSDWIVVVSYEMVIGNGWGFCRLGDDKWTHVSWYLLMDLAYYNGQLYAVDIEGNILICDIQDLEQPKTSILLSKGIPMEPIYGGSRQRIYIVESAGVLLVVLHTFAKSSSIKTIKLRVFEVPFDKTEEWEWSNLEVKNLGNKTLFLGCKNSSYSIEASEYYFGCKPNCIYFTIEWLDWVLLNSLPEINVDDVNMEYEKAELLLNGNASVFIFNMEDEKVEQLLAPTDLGLGEGETLWLQPQPPSL; via the coding sequence ATGGCTGATTGGTCGGGTCTTCATCAAGACCTTGTTATCTGTATTGCCAAACAGATAGTCTTCTTGAAAGATTTCCATGCTTTTGGTGCAGTTTGTAAACCATGGAGATCCGCCGCCACCAAAGATAACTTCACAGGTCCATCTCCTCTCCTTATGGTCTCAGGGTGGGACGAAAGTAGTACTGAAGCCAATATCCGCAAACTTGTCCACTTAAAAGGTCGgccagagatatatatgaattatAAGAAGCAGCGTTGTTGTTATTATTCTTCCCTAGGATGGTTGATGAGTATATCTGAAGATTTCAAGGTTAGTTTGTTGAACCCTTTTGATCACCATGCCCGAATCAAGCTGCCGGATATTAACATGCTTAAAGCTAGTGTTGGAGAGGTAAAGTTGCCGCGGTTTCTTCACTATGACCGTATGATTAGCAAGTTTGTCTTATCATCGTGCCCCTTCTCATCATCGGATTGGATTGTCGTGGTAAGTTATGAGATGGTCATCGGCAATGGTTGGGGATTTTGCAGATTAGGAGATGATAAATGGACGCACGTATCCTGGTACCTATTAATGGATTTAGCTTACTACAATGGGCAGCTTTACGCGGTGGACATCGAAGGCAACATCTTGATTTGTGATATCCAAGACCTTGAGCAACCAAAAACGAGCATTCTTCTATCAAAGGGGATACCAATGGAACCTATATACGGGGGTAGTCGTCAAAGAATCTACATAGTAGAATCAGCAGGAGTCTTGTTGGTGGTTTTGCACACCTTTGCAAAGAGTTCATCAATTAAAACCATTAAGTTAAGGGTATTCGAAGTGCCGTTTGATAAAACTGAAGAGTGGGAGTGGTCGAATTTGGAGGTTAAGAACTTGGGGAATAAAACTCTCTTTTTGGGATGTAAAAATTCTTCATACTCTATTGAAGCCTCGGAGTATTACTTTGGATGCAAACCCAATTGCATATACTTCACCATTGAATGGCTTGACTGGGTGTTGCTCAACTCTCTTCCTGAAATAAACGTGGATGATGTTAATATGGAATACGAAAAGGCGGAGCTACTTTTAAACGGGAACGCgagtgtttttatttttaatatggAAGATGAGAAGGTGGAGCAACTTTTAGCACCTACGGATTTAGGTTTAGGGGAAGGAGAAACTCTATGGTTACAACCACAGCCACCAAGCTTGTAG